In Chaetodon trifascialis isolate fChaTrf1 chromosome 23, fChaTrf1.hap1, whole genome shotgun sequence, the following proteins share a genomic window:
- the LOC139351723 gene encoding alpha-tectorin-like: MAIRSGYQDFDFKVNGITVKIKTLYRGSPLYEDISGCRQSGVLYFYDDEVSSDPDTCSTEICDEYATIQPKDKCGSMEHCYGNNSCILDPICTVSGPAVIDFHGRLNDVQDRCAYTLLSGSTVSGLTVVGYFRERRRRDVSFLDSVTLQLDGDDDVHLEQGGIVKLGNTMQTINGSTVLSNGVEVSEDQTGVTAVWTNGSNTVSVFFDGNTAQIFLKALSGPQVDGLCVNSTSVSDQRIPDNSILDCEVLYNDPADSSINCTKMTQHCLLLNDASFTTCHNHIDPTPYIFACMDTLCRYPAVDGLDCQFLDAYARVCSLRINDTVDSWRSMAGCCKTSLTSDQFCQGRICSDHEFCAETLSGEIGCFCRAVFAFPYKSNDTLGDPTVCEENSASVTLVGCLLEEKGIDYTTLHLNDQNCTGQMDEEDHMVTFSFDVNDPCGTEVTSNNSLLIYMNTITALNSPSDNITRQDRVDIDFSCFYAQPDVKNMTFRIKDSPVIQQFTSGTWNYTLTMKAYTDARHTEAVDSNTEVQLNQKIWVVLETDGLDDGLVAVVTDSCWVTNQAGTLRYNLIKDGCANDQTVDVERNGEGTSDFFSFNMFQFTRSSGDVDLHCKLHLCATLNQTCTPDDTDAGRESLIKGLCIYLNENPNVLVQEYMRKNGTRLL, encoded by the exons ATGGCGATCAGGAGTGGCTACCAG GACTTTGACTTCAAGGTCAATGGTATCACAGTCAAGATAAAGACTTTGTATAGAGGGAGTCCTCTCTATGAAGACATCAGCGGATGCAGACAGTCAG GTGTTCTGTATTTCTATGATGACGAGGTCAGTTCTGATCCAGACACCTGCTCCACTGAAATCTGTGATGAATACGCAACCATCCAGCCGAAAGATAAATGTGGCTCCATGGAGCATTGTTATGGCAACAACAG CTGCATTCTTGACCCCATCTGCACTGTGAGCGGCCCTGCTGTCATCGACTTTCACGGTCGTCTTAACGATGTCCAGGATCGGTGTGCATACACTCTGCTGTCGGGTTCGACAGTCTCTGGCCTCACTGTGGTGGGGTATTTCCGGGAACGCCGTCGTAGAGATGTGAGCTTTTTGGACAGTGTGACACTGCAACTGGACGGAGACGATGATGTTCACCTGGAACAAGGGGGGATAGTTAAG CTGGGAAACACAATGCAGACCATCAACGGCTCGACTGTGCTGTCAAACGGTGTGGAGGTCTCTGAGGACCAAACTGGAGTcactgctgtgtggacaaacggcagcaacactgtttctgtcttctttgatGGCAACACCGCACAGATCTTCCTTAAAG CACTTAGTGGTCCACAAGTTGATGGTTTGTGTGTCAACTCCACGTCTGTGAGTGATCAGAGGATTCCTGACAACAGTATCCTCGA CTGTGAGGTGCTGTACAATGACCCTGCTGACAGTTCGATCAACTGCACCAAGATGACCCAACA CTGTCTTCTCCTGAATGACGCGTCCTTCACCACCTGTCACAACCACATTGATCCAACCCCCTACATATTCGCCTGCATGGACACTTTGTGCAGATATCCTGCTGTGGACGGTCTCGACTGTCAGTTCCTGGATGCCTACGccagagtctgcagcctgcgCATCAACGACACAGTGGACAGCTGGAGGTCAATGGCCGGCTGCTGTAAGACTTCTCTCACTTCAGATCAAT TCTGTCAGGGAAGGATCTGCAGTGATCATGAGTTCTGTGCAGAGACGCTCAGCGGTGAAATCGGCTGCTTCTGTCGGGCCGTTTTTGCCTTCCCGTACAAATCCAATGACACTTTGG GTGACCCGACGGTCTGCGAGGAGAACTCAGCTTCAGTTACTCTGGTCGGGTGTCTCCTGGAGGAGAAAGGCATCGACTACACAACCTTACACCTCAATGACCAGAACTGCACAGGtcagatggatgaggaggaccACATGGTGACCTTCAGCTTCGACGTCAATGACCCTTGTGGGACGGAGGTCACG TCCAACAACAGCCTGCTGATCTACATGAACACCATCACAGCCCTGAACAGCCCCTCTGACAACATCACTCGCCAGGACCGAGTCGACATCGACTTCTCCTGCTTCTATGCTCAGCCAGATGTCAAGAATATGACCTTCAGAATCAAGGACAG CCCTGTGATCCAGCAGTTCACATCTGGAACTTGGAATTACACTCTGACCATGAAAGCCTACACCGACGCCAGACATACAGAAGCTGTGGACTCCAACACTGAAGTCCAGCTGAACCAGAAGATCTGGGTGGTGCTGGAGACTGATGGGCTGGATGACGGTCTGGTCGCCGTGGTGACGGACTCCTGCTGGGTAACCAACCAGGCTGGGACTCTGAGATACAACCTGATCAAAGATGG CTGTGCCAACGACCAGACGGTGGATGTGGAGAGAAACGGAGAGGGAACGTCCGACTTCTTCTCCTTCAACATGTTCCAGTTCACTAGGAGCTCTGGTGACGTCGACCTGCACTGCAAACTCCACCTGTGCGCCACCCTGAACCAGACCTGCACCCCA GATGACACTGACGCTGGAAGGGAGTCCCTCATCAAAGGACTCTGCATCTATCTGAATGAGAATCCCAATGTCTTGGTGCAGGAGTACATG CGCAAGAACGGAACCCGCCTTCTGTAG